The Phyllobacterium zundukense DNA segment CTGCGGGCGAAAATCGAAGAGGAATCGGTCCTCACCTATAACGGCATGATCACCAACACTTTCGAACTTCTGGCAGATACCAGGGCCAAGATCACTTCCAACATTTTATCCCTCAACGCCAAGCGCGAATTCTATCTGGCCGAAGTCAACCTCGGAACCGCGATCTATGGCGGCGGTTCCGGCGGCGGAAGCGGCGAGACCGAAGTCGCCAGTGCCGCGGCGGAGGCAGGCGAAGAATGAACAAGGAGCCGACAATGTTTTCAAGACGTCAACTATTGGGCGCTGGAGCTGTTCTAGCAGGCGCCGCTGCCTGGACCAAAACATCGGCCATGGGTTTGCCCGACGCTCCGACCATGGAAGCGCCGGAAACACAACCACCGCTGTTTCCGACTTCAGGTCCGGATTACCAACCCGTCGCCACGCTCAACGGCTGGACGCTGCCGCACCGCATGAACAACGGCGTAAAGGAGTTTCATCTGGTGGCCGAACCCGTTGAACGGGAGTTTGCGCCCGGCATGACTGGCTATCTGTGGGGCTACAACGGCCAGTCGCCCGGTCCGACGATCGAAGCGGTGGAAGGAGACCGCGTCCGCATCTTCGTCACCAACAAACTGCCCGAACACACCAGCGTCCACTGGCATGGCATGATCCTGCCCTCGGGCATGGACGGGGTGGTTGGTCTCACTCAACCTGGTATCCCGTCGGGTAAGACATTCGTCTACGAGTTCGATCTCGTGAAGAGCGGCACCTTTATGTATCACCCGCACGCCGATGAAATGGTACAGATGGCGATGGGGATGATGGGCTTTTTCGTCATCCATCCGAAAGACCCGAAGTTCATGCGTGTTGACCGGGATTTCGTATTCCTGCTCAACGCCTATGACATTGACCCCGGCTCCTATGTTCCACGCGTCATGGAAATGACCGACTTCAATATCTGGAGCTGGAACAGCCGGATTTTTCCGGCCATCGATCCCCTCGTCGTGTCGAAGAATGACAAGGTGAGGGTGCGCGTCGGCAATCTGACGATGACCAATCATCCAATCCATATGCATGGTTACGACTTTGAAGTTACCTGTACGGATGGCGGCTGGGTTCGTCCCGAAGCCCGTTGGCCGGAAGTATCGATCGACATTCCCGTCGGGGCCATGCGGGCCTACGAATTCGACGCTATCTACGCCGGCGACTGGGCAATTCACTGCCACAAGTCGCACCACACGATGAACGCCATGGGACATGACGTGCCGACGTTTATTGGTGTCGACAAGTCAAAACTGGCTGAGAAAATCCGCAAGGTACAGCCGGAATATATGCCCATGGGCAATCGCGGCATGGCTGATATGGGCGAAATGGAAATGCCCCTGCCGGACAACACGATCCCCATGATGACCGGGACAGGGCAGTTTGGTCCCATCGAAATGGGCGGCATGTTCTCGGTCGTCAAAGTTCGCGAGGGCATTTCGGAAAAGGATTACGCGGATCCCGGATGGTACCAGCATCCGAAAGGCACTGTCGCCTTTGAGTGGACTGGTGACCTGCCAGCTGCCGAGAAGGCTATCGGGCCTGAAACCCAAACGCCTGACACCACCAAGCATTCCCAAGGGCACAAGGGGTGAGGAAACCCGCATCAACAATCACACGGAGACCGAAGCATGAAAACTGAGTTGAAATTGGTACTCGCCTTAGTGGCGGCAATAGTCGTCACTCCGGCATTCGCTGCCGGCAATCACGCTGGAGGCCATGATGTCATGGAAATCGGCAAGCCCGGCACCAAGGCAGCGGTAAAACGCACCGTCACCATCTCGATGAAGGAGAAGGACGACGGCTCGATGGTCTTCGAGCCGGCGGTATTGAAGGTCAAAAAGGGAGAAACCATCCGCCTCAAATTCAAGAATACCGGCGAAACCGACCATGAGTTCGTCATGGACCGCTACGAAGGCATTCAGGAGCATAAGGCTCTCATGGAGAAATTCCCGGAAATGGAACATGCCGACCCCAACTCCATCCGCCTTGCCGCCGGGGGCAGCGGCGAAATCATCTGGACTTTCGCCAAGGCCGGAGAATTCGGCTTCGCCTGCCTCATTCCCGGACACTACGAGGCAGGCATGAAGGGTGACATCACCGTCGCTCCATAAATCCATTCCCAAAAGCAACCATCGATAGAGGAAACCGAAATGAAATCCATCATCAAGACCGTATTGATCGCACTTGCCGCAGCTGCAATTTCGAGCGCGTCAATGGCCGCTGAGTTCACTAAGGGCGAGGTGAAGAAAATCGATCTCAAGCAGAAGAAAATCACCATCAAGCATGAGGAGCTTAAAAGCTTGGATATGCCAGCAATGACCATGGTGTTCGTTGTCAGCGACGATGCCCTGCTTGCCAAGGCAAAACAGGGCTCATCGATCGAGTTTGTTGCCGAGAAGGTCAACGGGAAACTGACGGTCACTGATATTAAGTAACCCCCGAGCAACCGATTGTTATCAGCGGCTCCGAGGAAATGCTGACGAAGTTGCAAGACGCCAGCGGCTACACATAGCCGCTGGCGCTATTTTTTTGGAATTAATCGAATTCACTATATCCTTGTCGTCGATCTCGATTTTGAACCGAAACATCGCGGTAGGTGTTTCGCGCCACAAGCCTGATCTCAAGGGCGGGTCTGGCGGACAGATGCTCGGACACGCCCTTCTTCAAAATCTAGCCTGGAGGCCCGGTGTACCCGATCGCATTCGGCCCACCGTTCATGTCTCGAAGCTTGATTACATAGTTTCGCGGGCGCAGCCAGATGCCCGGCGTTTTGTACCCCATGGAGCGCGCGATGTTCCCCACGAAGGCATTGCAATTGTTGACGGTTGCTTGCCAGAAATGGGTACGGGCCTGGAGCTTGCGTATGTACGCGACGACTTGCCTGTATTCGGCTTCGCTGAGCATGACGCGCCAGCTCGCGGATCGGTATCTGTCGTCCAGGTCGCCGTCGCTCGCTCCGGTCTCGGCCGGCACCGGGATGTAATGGCCAAGAACGTAGGGAACGGCACTATTCGAAGCCGGGTGGAGGCCGGCCACATCACGATCGATCACCTTGCCCGACTTGTCCAGACGCCCAAAAATCACATAGGTGTGGCCGTAGGTGAGCGCATAGCGAGAGCGGAACTCTATGAAATACCGCCCAACCTTTTGTTGGGATCGCCCTGCCGCCGTGGCTCCATTCCGTGGTGTTGTCGCGGATGTTGTCGCAATGGGTACGTCATCACCGGACACGGAACGCGACTTGGTCTCCCCACGTGTCGGAAGTGCCGCTGCCGTTAGCGCGAGAAAGACCACAAAGAGTAGGCGAGAAATCATGAGCGAGTCCCATCCACACGAGTTTCGAAAAGCGGGCCTAAAGTTAGCCAACAGCCGTAGGCCCAGATCACTTACCAAGACGTAGATGATGCTGGGCCCTGTCGGGATGGTTTGTGAACTCGCTCACGCATCCCGGCAGTTCGAAAATGCATTTGAGCAAAAAAGGTTCCAAAGAAGGGAGGGTGCGGGCCGTGGCGGAAAGCGAACCATGGTCAATTAGAATTTATCATCCAAGCAATTAGGATGGCCTGATGAGTTACATTTGACACATCGTCGTCTTTATCCCGCGCTATGGCGAGGCAATTAAGTCAAGGATCTCCAAGGGGAGAAATGCCATTAATCTACACCTGCCCGACGTTACCCTCACGAGTTACACGAACGGCGAGATCGTCGCTGGCCCAAATCGTTTGAACTTTGAGGCCATGACGGAACTGATCAAGCCTGTCGTTGATTCCGATGCTGAATTCGACAAGTTTGTCGAAGAACTCATGAACGAAGGCCGATCGTCGATCAAACCCAAGGACCGCCCGAATAGCGAGATTATCGTTGCTATGGTCCAATCGTCGTAGTCAAAAGTAGCCCAAACAGCCGATTTTGCGATACTTGCTATATCAGACGAGAAGTGTGCAGTCGGGGGGATTTTGCGGCTGCTGACCCAGGTAGAAAGATTGGGATGGAGGATACGCTGAAATCTTCGATCTACGTCACCGGTGCATCGTGTTCAGGGGTGACAACGCTCGGTCGCGGCCTGGCTTCAGCGATTGGATTGCGTCATATCGACTGCGATGACTTCTATTGGTTCTCAACCAATCCCCCGTTCACGACCAAACGTCCGCCTGCCGATCGAGTCGGCCTGATCCGCGAAGCGTTGGGAGAGGAGGGCTGGGTACTGTCCGGATCGTTTGACGGTTGGGGAGACTCCCTCATTGAACGCGTCAATCTGATCGTATTCATCTACACCCCGACGGCAATTCGGATGGAACGGCTCCTGGCACGGGAACGGGCACGCTACGGCAACCGGATATTGCCGTCGGGCGACATGTACGAAATTCATACCAATTTCGCGGCTTGGGCCGCTCAATACGACAAACCCGGTTTTCCCGGACGAAATCTGGCCCGCCATGAGGATTGGCTGGAGAAGCAATCCGCTCCCGTGTTGCGTCTTGATGGCACCCAAGATCCGCTGGCGCTCGTCTCACGGGTTCTCGATAATCTACAGCGAACCGGTTGAGCTATCATCCTGCGAACAAAGCGCGCCAAATCGACTAATGAAGGGATGTGGTCAGGTGGCCCACCGACGTTTACGATATCTTGATAGCATCATCATAAATCATAGTTCCGGGCCATCCATAGGAATATAGTTGATGCAATCAACAAAAGAGATACGGCGCTTCAACGGCTTCTCTACAGCGAAAGATAGTACGGATTAGTAACCAGACATTGGAGACATCGATTAGAGGAGTGGTGGCATTGTAATATACGTTTGCTGCGGCCGCCGCATATGGCATGCTGTCGAACACGATTGCATTCTTATTGTGGATTGAAGCCATCAATCCCGCTAGCCCTCCACCGAGAGAGTGACCAGTTAATACGATATTGTCTCCGGCAAGCGACACCACGTCCTGATAAAATAGAGCTGCAGCCTTCGCCTGCGCAGCTTCCCAACCAGCCCCTCCCAACCAGCTCTCGGCGTCGGTCCAAGCACTACCGAAGGAATCAGTGTCGTTCCCGCGATATGAGATGACGATCACTTGACCGATTCGATACGCAACAGCGCTAAAGCCGACATCGTTTGGGGCATTCCTTAATATGACCTCCGCCGTACCGATTTGATTGGCGAACGGGCTGCCACCCAATTCAACAGCCCTGACATCATCTTGATTATAGGCATCCATAGCCAATACTGCTCGAAGGAGTTTAGCATCGGTCATTCGTCAACTATCCTTTCTGTTTCCAGGTCAGCCCCAGATCTCATTGCGAAAGCGAGACATGCGCCATAATTGCATTTGACACGACCGCGTGTCCGATGGTGATATTATCGTCACGGAAGCGCAGTGTGCCCTCCATGCCAATCGAGACGATCATGGGCAAATATCGAGACCATCGCGAGCCACGCCGGCATCGGCATGACGATGACCTCGTTTCCTTTTCGGAGCGGACGTCCGAGCCAAGCTACTTTCAGCGCCCGTCGACTATGACCGCAGACCCTGTCGACGCGGAGCTGATTTGGTTCAACGCCAGCAAGGGTTTTGGTTTCGTCAAACTGTCGGATGGCACGGAGGCTTATCTGCACGTCCGACAGTTGGACGCAGCCGGAAGCCGCGGTGTTTCCGGGGGGACGCGTCTCAAGGTCACGGTCGAAGAAAGTTCCAGAGGCCATCAGGTCGTGCAAGTCCTGGAAATAGGCCATCAGATCGCTAAAACTCTGGCACATACGCACCGCGCGGGAGAGTCCACTGCCAAGACAGGTGACCAGCTGGAGCGCGCGGGCACGGTCAAATGGTACAATCCCGAAAAGGGCTTCGGATTCATTGCTCCCGATAACGGTGAGAAGGACGTCTTCGTCCATGCCACAGCGCTGACCCGTTCAGGGCTCAGCATGCTGGAGGAGGGACAGAAGGTTTTTGTCGAATGCGGGCAGGGCAAGAAAGGCCTGGAAGTCCGGAGCATTCGCTTTGGCTAGACGCCACCGCGTGGCCCATGCCCAGAAATTGCCACTCATACAAAGAAAAAGCCCTCTGCCGGCTTAAAGATACGCCTTGCTTTCATGTTGAACGGTATCTATGTTATGTTCAACACAGGAGGCCAGCATGGGTGCCCAAATCCGTTCCGCTGCAGAAAGCGAGGCAAAGGTTGCGTTGACCCGCAACAAGCTGGTGCTTGAGCAAGCGCGGGCCGTTGGCCTGCTCGGTACCGCGAAAAACACACGTTTGTCGGGGCGAGTACCATCGGAGTTGATCGACGCTGCGAAAAAGCGAGCTCACGTCACTTCCGACACCGAACTGTTGGAACTGGCACTGTCGCGGTTGGCACTGGAGGACGACTTTGGCGCCCGCCTCGTCGGCCGGAAAGGCAGCATTCCAGCGGACATCGATCTTGGGATTTGATCTCTTCGAGACGCTCCGATCACTGAAGCCCCAGAAACGCCTGGGAACGCTCGAACGTCGGGCCGATGATGATTTGCCTTGGGTAGATGACGAGCCAACCATTGGTGGTCCATTGTTTCTGGACACCAGCGTCTATCTGGACGTGCTGCAGGGGCGATCGCCGGCAGAGGTGGATGCGCTTCTAACGTATCGGGTATGTCACCATTCGGCTGTGTGTCTCTCTGAGCTGACCCACGCATTTGGCCGCCTGGATCCGAAACATGCTTCAACGAAGTCGGTCCTGGAAACAATTCAGGCGACGGTAGACGACATCCCAGAGCACAGACTTTATGCCCCAGACGCATCTATTTGGGGGCAAGCCGGCGTCCTCGCCGGCTCGCTCTTTCGGTTGAGCAACTTGCCAAAGGGAGAGGGTCACGAGCGCCGGTTTGTCAACGATGCTCTAATTTTCCTGCAGGCGCGGCAATTGGGTGCGAGTGTGCTTACCGGAAACATCCGGGATTTCGATTATCTTTCCCAGATCATTCCAACGGGGCGCGTCATTCTGTACCGATCTCCTTCAGCGCCACGATGATGAAATGCGGTGGTGGTTCGAGCGCAGTCGCCGGCACGCAAACGTTCTGTGCAGGCTAACGGGATGATCCGTGTGAATCGCGCCCCACACCGTCTTCCGCTATGCTTTAGGAACTGGAGCTCTTGGGGCGTGAGGCGCCAACTGACGTCAATCATCTGCAAAACGCCCCGGCATTCCTGCGCTTTCTGGAGACCTTGTCGGACTGTACTTAGACGTAAGAATGCGGCCGTTCATGTGAATCGCTGCACGCAATTATGAGATTCTGGACGCCAAAATTCTCAAATTTGCTGCAACAATGAGAATTCGAGTATGACGGCCCATAAAAGCATCCACTTGAAATTGTTAATTGTTTCGGAGCGGGTGACTACTGATGGCGCACCCCCACCCGTAACGAACAAGCGCCAAGTTGTTGGGATTGTTTCTCAAATTACCTGCAGTGATGGCCACCGGAATCTCAAGTAAATTACACCGTCTCAAATTAAGCGCAACGCTAACTCGTTGAAAAAGCCGGCCGGTTGCCGGCGATAACAATCGGGGGTGAGCCAATGAAGATGCGGCTCGAGTGCTTCGTCGGTTGCCATCCGATCTGTCAGTTCCATAATCCGCGTTATGCCGCAAATCGAGTGTGGCCGCAAAGTTGAAGTGTCCTGATCCTGCAAAGTAAGAATGTCACTCTCCCCGCGTTTTAATTGGCGTGGGAGATTGCGAATGGGATTGATTGCGATGAGCGAGCGTGAACTGCAGAGGATTGAGGTTTTGTCGAAGGTCATTGACGGCCGAATGACGATCATTTCGGCCGCCCGTGTGCTGGCGCTGAGCACGCGCCAGGTGCGTCGACTGCTGGAGCGGATCCGGGCGGACGGTGCGGCCTCGATCCGGCACAGGGCCCGCGGCCGGCCGTCGAACAACCGGATCTGCGACGGCGTGCGCGACTATGCCGTGGCGATTGTGCGCGAGCGCTATGCCGATTTCGGTCCGACCTTGGCGGCAGAGAAGCTGGCCGAAGAGCACGGGCTGACGGTGTCGCGCGAGACGCTGCGTAGCTGGATGACGGAGGCTGGATTATGGTTGTCACGCCAGCAGCGCCGGACGTTTCATCAGCCTCGGTTGCGGCGCGAAGCCTATGGCGAGCTGGTGCAGATCGACGGGTCCGAGCATCGCTGGTTTGAAGATCGTGGGCCGCCCTGTTCGCTGCTGGTGTTCATCGACGATGCGACCGGCAAGCTGATGCAGTTGCGCTTCGTGCGGTCAGAAAGTGCGTTTAGCTATTTTGGGGCGCTGGAGCTTTATCTGAAGGCGCATGGCGCTCCGGTTGCCTTTTATTCGGACAAGCATTCGGTGTTTCGGGTGGCGAAGAAGGATGCCAAAGGTGGTCAGGGCATGACCCAGTTCGGCCGGGCGCTGTCGGAGTTAAACATCGAGATTCTTTGTGCAAATTCGAGCTAGGCCAAGGGCCGTGTCGAGCGGATGAACCGGACGCTACAGGATCGGCTGGTCAAGGAATTGCGGCTGGCCGGCATCTGCGACATGGAAGCCGGTAATGCGTTCTTGCCTGGCTTCATGGAGCGCTATAACGCCCGGTTTGCGGTTACCCCTGCCCGGTCCGGCGACCTGCATCGACCCGTCAATCTTGCGCTGGATCGGCTCCGGGAGATCCTATGCAAGCGCGAGCAGCGCTACGTCGGCGCGCAGCTGACGTTCTCGTTCGAGCGCAAGCGGATCATGCTCGAGGAGAATGAGGTGACGCGCGGGCCGGTCGGTCGCTATGTCGAGACCTACGCCTACGCCGACGGCCGACTCGACATTCGCTGGAAGGGGCATTCCCTGCCCTACAGGACGTTCGACAAGGACCAACGGGTGACGCATGCGGCGATCATCGAGAACAAGCGCCTCGGCGACGTTCTGGCCTATATCAAGGAGCGGCAGGAGGTGCAGACGCCAAAGGTCAAGACCAATAGCGAGAAGAATGGCTATAAGCCGCGAGGTCAAAAGCCTGGACGGACGAAAGATTTCGGGAACGATCCGGCCGTGATCGCTCGACGTCAACGGGCGCTTTCCCAGCAAAGTGCAATGGAGCAAGGGCAGTCTTACCCGACACAGTTCAATGGAGGGTAAATTCGGATTGCGTGTCTGATTCCAGCCTTAAACAGGCAGCCCACAACGGTGTCTTGTGGTAGGTTCCGTCCTGCAGAATAGTCAGTCCCTCGCGATCTTCGTGTAGCAATCCCAACCAGCACAGGGGACGAATGATGTCGTAGCGGAACTCCGACTTTACCGTCCAAGCTTCGACAGTCAATTCTGCTTGCTCCGCCGAGTATGACTCGCTCGGGTATAACTCGTTCACCAGGTCGTTCAGCGAACAGCCCTTTCCTGCCTTGATATTGATAAGATTGAGAAAGACGTGCCACCAACGCATCCGCTCATGGACATCCTGCTGCGTCTGCCCATCGTGGATATAAGCATAGAGATAATCCGTCGCGATCAGATTGAAGAATGCCTGCGGTCTTGCCAGAAAGTCCCGGCCACGTTTGGTGGGAAGCAGCGTGTCTTTTTTTCGCCGAAGAAGTTTTAAATGGCTGAGCATGTCTCGGACCACCCAAAGCGGCGGCATGTCAGCTTCATTGAGAACTTTGTTGACGCTGTACAGGTCCTCACAGGTGTAGTCAGGCCACTCGAAGTGAACAGCGGCCCAGTGCACGAACTTGCGGTTCATCGCCCCCGTCGCTGTCAGTCCAATGCCCCCTTCGGTGTTGGCATAAGATACGGTCATGATCATGCCGCGAACCAGCGGTGACAGGGTCAGTACATCAACGTCGGCAAGCAGCTCAATTTTGGGAAGCATTGCGTAATCCTGGCAGACCCAACTGGAGTGTCGATCCGATCCAGATCATTCCCCAGGAGCGCGATGATTGAAACCCTAAAAGCTAAAGCCGAAGGGTGCCCGTCACCCGCCCCGATCTGTCCTTGCAATCCGGACCAGCCGGCCAGATCGGGGCTGATCATCGTGCCGCGTGGCAGCGCAAAGTGACATTCTTACTTTGCACAACCGGCGACATTTCAACCTTGCCGCCACATCGAGTAGCAGCGGTGGGTTCAAGGATGAAGTGCGACTTGCAATAGATAACAATGGCTTATCACTCGCAAGGACTTGCCCATGAAACGCACCTACTCCCAGATCGACATGGATGAACGCCGCAAGATCGCCCGCTGGCGAACGGCTGGTATCAGTGTTGATCTGATTGCCGAGAGAAGATCAGGCGCGTTGAGCCCAGAGCCGAGTAAATTTTATGCCCGGACGGTTCGAGAATAACTTCTACGTCGGATTTATCTACATCGAGAGCATCGAGCTCTCGAACGACCGCGCATAGATGGTGCTTCGGCTCGATCATTTTACCACTGACATAGCCCGGCAATGAGTTTGGTACCGGATCAATACCCTTGGGCAAAAAGAATCCATAAAACCTGCGATCAGGGGTTTGCATCCTTAGATATTTCAACTATATGACGACCGCACATGCTATTGCCGCTGCCGTTTACAGGCAGCCGTTGGGGAATAGGTTAACGGTAGACCCACGGACTCTGACTCCGTTAGTCCTGGTTCGAATCCAGGTTCCCCAGCCAGTTGATTTCAAAGCGTTTTTTCAGTTTCATCGTTAGAACATACCGTGCCAGTCGGGCGGTTAGTCGGGAATTCGTGTTCTCTTTTCGAGCTTCCGGATGGCCGATTCACCGAGTTCCGGATCGCGATTGAGATAGTTAGAATCAAGAATTGCATTTACGTCGCGAAGGCTGTGGCCGGTGCAGCCAGCCAAAGGAAGCCGCCGTTGTGTTCTACCACTTTGAATGCTTTTCTCCATCCGGCCCATAGTGCCATCGGCAACAAACCGCCGATATCGCTCATAAACGCAACTGGAGCCCATACGCTTAGCTGACAAGTCGAGGAATCGCTGTATCCCGACAGTACGGTGTTCATATCGCGCGCATCCGACAGTGGCGGGCAGTGAAGCTAGCACAAAAATCACGGTCGAAATCCAATATTTCGACCTACTTGCTCTCTGCAAAAGGACATCCATGGATCGTATGCCCTTAGCCGAAATTCGCTTGTCGTGGTTGTCATCTGTTGGCATAAAGGATAGAGGGCGTTCCTACATTCTATCTTTCGGTCGGGAAAGAGTGATGTTTGCATGTGTCTCTCCGCAAAATCGACGAGATAATGAAACAATAATGAGTAGTTTGAAATTTGGAACGAGTGGCCTTCGCGGTCTGGTCACCGAACTGCCGGACGCTGTTTGCAGCGCATATACGCTCGCGTTCCTTAAGCATATGCAAAGTGCGCATTTGGTTCCCGCTGATGGCGTTCTGCTTGTCGGATATGACCTGCGGTCCAGCAGCCCGCAGATCGCTGCGGCATGCATTTCCGCGGCGCAGGAA contains these protein-coding regions:
- a CDS encoding multicopper oxidase family protein translates to MFSRRQLLGAGAVLAGAAAWTKTSAMGLPDAPTMEAPETQPPLFPTSGPDYQPVATLNGWTLPHRMNNGVKEFHLVAEPVEREFAPGMTGYLWGYNGQSPGPTIEAVEGDRVRIFVTNKLPEHTSVHWHGMILPSGMDGVVGLTQPGIPSGKTFVYEFDLVKSGTFMYHPHADEMVQMAMGMMGFFVIHPKDPKFMRVDRDFVFLLNAYDIDPGSYVPRVMEMTDFNIWSWNSRIFPAIDPLVVSKNDKVRVRVGNLTMTNHPIHMHGYDFEVTCTDGGWVRPEARWPEVSIDIPVGAMRAYEFDAIYAGDWAIHCHKSHHTMNAMGHDVPTFIGVDKSKLAEKIRKVQPEYMPMGNRGMADMGEMEMPLPDNTIPMMTGTGQFGPIEMGGMFSVVKVREGISEKDYADPGWYQHPKGTVAFEWTGDLPAAEKAIGPETQTPDTTKHSQGHKG
- a CDS encoding cupredoxin domain-containing protein, which gives rise to MKTELKLVLALVAAIVVTPAFAAGNHAGGHDVMEIGKPGTKAAVKRTVTISMKEKDDGSMVFEPAVLKVKKGETIRLKFKNTGETDHEFVMDRYEGIQEHKALMEKFPEMEHADPNSIRLAAGGSGEIIWTFAKAGEFGFACLIPGHYEAGMKGDITVAP
- a CDS encoding copper-binding protein yields the protein MKSIIKTVLIALAAAAISSASMAAEFTKGEVKKIDLKQKKITIKHEELKSLDMPAMTMVFVVSDDALLAKAKQGSSIEFVAEKVNGKLTVTDIK
- a CDS encoding adenylate kinase, with the translated sequence MEDTLKSSIYVTGASCSGVTTLGRGLASAIGLRHIDCDDFYWFSTNPPFTTKRPPADRVGLIREALGEEGWVLSGSFDGWGDSLIERVNLIVFIYTPTAIRMERLLARERARYGNRILPSGDMYEIHTNFAAWAAQYDKPGFPGRNLARHEDWLEKQSAPVLRLDGTQDPLALVSRVLDNLQRTG
- a CDS encoding Mbeg1-like protein, which translates into the protein MTDAKLLRAVLAMDAYNQDDVRAVELGGSPFANQIGTAEVILRNAPNDVGFSAVAYRIGQVIVISYRGNDTDSFGSAWTDAESWLGGAGWEAAQAKAAALFYQDVVSLAGDNIVLTGHSLGGGLAGLMASIHNKNAIVFDSMPYAAAAANVYYNATTPLIDVSNVWLLIRTIFRCREAVEAPYLFC
- a CDS encoding cold-shock protein; this encodes MGKYRDHREPRRHRHDDDLVSFSERTSEPSYFQRPSTMTADPVDAELIWFNASKGFGFVKLSDGTEAYLHVRQLDAAGSRGVSGGTRLKVTVEESSRGHQVVQVLEIGHQIAKTLAHTHRAGESTAKTGDQLERAGTVKWYNPEKGFGFIAPDNGEKDVFVHATALTRSGLSMLEEGQKVFVECGQGKKGLEVRSIRFG
- a CDS encoding type II toxin-antitoxin system VapC family toxin, whose product is MGFDLFETLRSLKPQKRLGTLERRADDDLPWVDDEPTIGGPLFLDTSVYLDVLQGRSPAEVDALLTYRVCHHSAVCLSELTHAFGRLDPKHASTKSVLETIQATVDDIPEHRLYAPDASIWGQAGVLAGSLFRLSNLPKGEGHERRFVNDALIFLQARQLGASVLTGNIRDFDYLSQIIPTGRVILYRSPSAPR
- a CDS encoding imm11 family protein; protein product: MQTPDRRFYGFFLPKGIDPVPNSLPGYVSGKMIEPKHHLCAVVRELDALDVDKSDVEVILEPSGHKIYSALGSTRLIFSRQSDQH